The segment ATTACTCGGTCGGGGCTCGACGGCCAACACCTCCCCTTCGACGACGACTCCTTCGACTCCGCCCTCTCCACCTTCACCCTGTGCACCATCCCCGACCTGCCCGCGGCCCTCGGCGAACTCCGACGCGTCGTCGAACCCGGCGGCGTCTTCGCGTTCCTCGAGCACGGCGACGCTCCCGACGACAGCGTCCGCCGCTGGCAACGCAGGCTCGAACCGCTGCAGAAGCGGATCGGCGGCGGCTGCCACCTGACGCGCGACATTCCGTCGCTCATCACCGACGCCGGCTGGGAGATCGTCCACCTGGACACCTTCTACGGCGCCGTCCCGAAGACCTTCTCCGCGTTCTCGCTGGGGTACGCCCGAAATCCCCGGTAGCTCGAAAGACACAGCGGGCTGTGTCACCATCTCGCCCGACTTGCCAGTAGGGTCGACACCATGAGTCGCGAGTTGGACGTCGTCGTCTATGGAGCAACGGGATTCGTCGGTGAGCTGACCGCCCAGTATCTGGCCGATCACGCGCCGGCGGGCACACGCATCGGCCTCGGCGGTCGGTCGGAGACCAAGCTGGCCGCGGTTCGACGACGGCTGGGCGAGAACGCCCGCGACTGGCCCCTGATCGTCGCCGACTCGGACTCCCCCGCCTCGCTCGACGCGATGTGTGCGCGCACGCAGGTCGTGTGCACCACTGTCGGCCCGTACCTCAGGTACGGCGAGAATCTGGTGATCTCCGCGGCCAACGCCGGCACCGACTACGTGGATCTCACCGGCGAGGTGCCGTTCGTCCGCTACTCCGTCGACAAGGCCGACGAGCTCGCCGCCGTCTCCGGCGCGCGCATCGTCCACTCCTGCGGTTTCGACTCGGTCCCGTCCGACCTGGGCGCCTACCTGCTGCACCGTGCGATCACCGAGGAC is part of the Gordonia phthalatica genome and harbors:
- a CDS encoding class I SAM-dependent methyltransferase, with translation MGFYDDRVLPRIITKTCGMPAMNKLRRRVCEPLTGAVVEIGFGSGFNVGQYPPAVTRVAAVEPSDGGWRLGAQRVAASSIPITRSGLDGQHLPFDDDSFDSALSTFTLCTIPDLPAALGELRRVVEPGGVFAFLEHGDAPDDSVRRWQRRLEPLQKRIGGGCHLTRDIPSLITDAGWEIVHLDTFYGAVPKTFSAFSLGYARNPR